One Actinospica robiniae DSM 44927 genomic region harbors:
- a CDS encoding complex I subunit 4 family protein has product MSAILLLLLLIPAAGLLALYAAPAGLAARIGTLTGAVTFVLSLILLPLFDYARGAGFQGQIDVSWISALDLHFHLGIDGVSLPLLLLTTLLSALCLFYAQRTSAGADRARSFTALLLALEIGMIGTFEALDLLLFFVFFEVVLIPMYGLISHWGSDAPNGGATKQQSATKFILYTLLGSALMLLGFLVIHAKTGTFDMVVLQAAHGSGMTRAAQGLAFVLVGIGFGIKTPMWPLHTWLPDAHTSAPTVGSVLLAGVLLKMGTYGFIRVGAGMLPQGLAQYAVALGALGVVGIVYGSLACIAQIREGGDLKRLIAYSSVGHMGFTLLGIATMTQVGLDGALFASIAHGLITGLLFFQVGGLKLRYGTTDLYALGRGLYGRARRFGALLVFAAIASLGLPGLAGFWGELFALIGAARPGAGLSETAFHIYMGIAGVGMVLTAAYLLMVVRRVCMGELSEPRVGDYDLKPYEFVSWLPLAGLTLLTGLWPAVVLAAADPAVNHVIGAATAIGARR; this is encoded by the coding sequence ATGTCCGCGATCCTGTTGCTGCTTCTGCTGATCCCGGCCGCCGGACTGCTCGCGCTCTACGCCGCCCCGGCCGGGCTCGCGGCGCGCATCGGCACCCTCACCGGCGCCGTCACCTTCGTGCTGTCGCTGATCCTGTTGCCGCTGTTCGACTACGCGCGCGGCGCCGGCTTCCAGGGCCAGATCGACGTCAGCTGGATCTCCGCGCTGGACCTGCACTTCCACCTCGGCATCGACGGCGTCTCGCTGCCGCTGCTGCTGCTGACCACGCTGCTCTCCGCGCTGTGCCTGTTCTACGCGCAGCGCACCTCGGCCGGCGCGGACCGGGCCCGGTCGTTCACCGCGCTGCTGCTGGCCCTCGAGATCGGCATGATCGGCACCTTCGAGGCGCTGGACCTGCTGCTGTTCTTCGTCTTCTTCGAAGTCGTGCTGATCCCGATGTACGGCCTGATCTCGCACTGGGGCAGCGACGCGCCGAACGGCGGCGCGACCAAGCAGCAGTCGGCGACGAAGTTCATCCTCTACACGCTGCTCGGCTCGGCCCTGATGCTGCTCGGCTTCCTGGTGATCCACGCCAAGACCGGCACCTTCGACATGGTCGTGCTGCAGGCCGCGCACGGTTCCGGCATGACGCGCGCGGCCCAGGGGCTGGCGTTCGTCCTGGTCGGCATCGGCTTCGGCATCAAGACGCCGATGTGGCCGCTGCACACCTGGCTCCCGGACGCGCACACCTCGGCGCCCACGGTCGGTTCGGTGCTGCTGGCCGGCGTGCTGCTGAAGATGGGCACGTACGGCTTCATCCGGGTCGGCGCCGGCATGCTGCCGCAGGGTCTGGCGCAGTACGCCGTCGCCCTCGGCGCGCTCGGCGTGGTCGGCATCGTGTACGGCTCGCTCGCCTGTATCGCGCAGATCCGCGAAGGCGGGGACCTCAAACGGCTGATCGCCTACTCCTCGGTCGGCCACATGGGCTTCACCCTGCTCGGCATCGCCACCATGACCCAGGTGGGCCTGGACGGCGCGCTGTTCGCCTCGATCGCGCACGGCCTGATCACCGGCCTGCTCTTCTTCCAGGTCGGCGGGCTGAAGCTGCGCTACGGCACGACCGACCTGTACGCGCTCGGCCGCGGCCTCTACGGCCGGGCCCGCCGCTTCGGCGCGCTGCTGGTCTTCGCCGCGATCGCCTCGCTGGGCCTGCCCGGCCTGGCCGGGTTCTGGGGCGAGCTGTTCGCCCTGATCGGCGCGGCGCGGCCGGGCGCGGGGCTGAGCGAGACCGCGTTCCACATCTACATGGGCATCGCCGGCGTCGGTATGGTGCTGACCGCCGCGTACCTGCTGATGGTGGTGCGCCGGGTCTGCATGGGCGAACTGTCCGAGCCGCGCGTCGGCGACTACGACCTGAAGCCCTACGAGTTCGTCTCCTGGCTGCCGCTGGCCGGCCTGACCCTGCTCACCGGACTGTGG